AACGACCTTAATTATGTGTATCTGGCTTATTACCCATTTGGTCTTGAAGCTGTAGATGCTTGCGCTTCTAATTTAGATGGTAACTACGCAAAAGATAAGTGGATTCTTGAAATAGAAAATAGTGTTGCAATAGGAGGTGACGGTGTTGATTTTAATGATGAGGCCGAGTCTATTGAGAATGGTATTGTAGCTATGGAAACCATTACTGAATCTTCAGATTTTTCAGAACTAGAAAAAACCAACGAAATTCAAAAAACAGAAGCAGATGTAGCCTCTATTATTAATTCTGAAGACGAAATTCTTGATCCTATTGATACTGATGTTACTGAAGTAGAAACGCCAATTAATACCATTTCAGAAACATCCAATAAGACTAAACTTCTACAACGTGCCGATCATTACTTTGATAAAATGTGGTATGCCGAGGCTGCTGACCTTTACGAGCAAGCCTTGGAGAAAGGTGGTAAAAACCGTTCCAAAGAAGTTATTCAAAAAACTGCGGATGCTTACTATTTTAACACAAATATGGAAAAAGCATATGAGTGGTATAATGTACTTTACGAAAACTATGGTAAAGAAATGTCTTCGGAAAACATTTTCAAGTATGCACATTCTTTAAAAGGTACAGGAAAATATGCTAGATCAAAACGTCTTATGCGCCTTTATAGTAAAAAAATGAAAGATGCTCCTGCCAGTGAATTATCTAATAACCTTCAAGCAAACGAAAGTACATTGGATAACATCCTTAATTCTAAAAAAGATTTTGAAATAAAGAACTTAGCGGTCAACACAGAGTATTCTGATTTTTCTCCAATGTTCTTAGATTCTAATCAAGTAGTTTTTTCTTCGGCTAAGGACTCATCATTTTTTAGTACCAGACGGTATAAATGGAACGACCAACCTTATTTGGATTTATATGTAGCTAAAATTAATGAAGAGTCTAATGACCTAAAAGATGCTCTTAAATTCTCTAAAAAAATAAACACAAAATATCATGAAGCTTCGGTAACCTTTTCACCGGATAACAGTACCATGTATTTTACACGTAACAATTACGGAAAGAAATTAAAGAGAGACAATAATGGTGTAAACCACTTAAAAATTTACAAGTCTACGAAAATAGATACAGAATGGACAGAAGCAGAAGAAGTGTCTTTTAATAGTGATAACTATTCTACGGGTCACCCAGCTCTAAGCCCTGACGGAAAACAACTTTATTTTGTTTCAGACATGCCAGGTAGTTTAGGTAAGACCGATATTTTTGTAGTAGATATTCTAGAAGACGGTAGTTTCTCCGAAGCTAGGAACTTAGGGCCAACCATTAATACGGAACAACGTGAAATGTTCCCATTCTTTAACGGAACCAAACTTTATTTTTCATCTGACGGATTTACTGGCCTAGGTGGTCTAGACGTTTATGAAAGTGCTTATGACGAAGAAGAAGGGTTTGCGGAAGTTAAAAACTTAGGTCAGCCAGTTAATAGTAATAAAGATGATTTCTCTTATATCGTAAACGAAGAAAACCAACAAGGTTATTTCGCTTCTAATAGAGAAGGGGGTAAGGGAGATGATGATATCTATTCTTTTAAGCGATTAATTCTAGAAGAAGTTCCTGAAAACAATAATGCCATTGCAGGTTTTGTAACCGAAATGGTAACAGGAGATGTAATGCCTCAAGCATTAGTACAGCTTTTGGATGAAAATGGTATCAAACTTAAAGAAATGGTAACCGAAGACGACGGAAGCTTTATTTTTGAAGACCTAAACGACTCAACACAATACACTTTAAAAACGGTACAGCCTAAATTCGTAGATAATGAAAGGTTAGTAGAAACTACAGTAAATGATACAACAAAAGTAGATATAGCTATGAAGCGTCTTGAAGAAATGATTGCTGTTGAAGATGGCATCAAGAAAATCAAGACTGAAATGATTTACTTTAACTTTGATAAATCTCAAATAAGACCTGATGCCTCCAAAGAATTGGATAAGTTGGTTAGCGTAATGAAAGAATACCCATCTATGGTTATTAAAATTGAATCTCATACAGATTCACGTGGTAGCAAAGTTTATAACGAATACCTCTCGGATAAAAGAGCGAAGTCTACAAGAGACTATATCATTTCTCAAGGTATTGACTCCAACCGTATAGAAAGTGCCACTGGTTACGGAGAGAACAGACTGCTTAATGATTGTGATGGATCATCACCTTGTTCGGAAGCAGACCACGTGCTAAACAGAAGGTCAGAATTTATTATACTAAACATGTAAAAACCATAAATCCCATATCTAAAACCGCTGCCCATTACGCAGCGGTTTTTTTATGCTTAAAAATTCTGACATCTACCAAGAAGAAGAAGCACATTAAAATAACTTACATTTTCATATTTAATGTTCTCCTACACAAAGTAAGATATATTGGTGTATGAAAAATCAATAAACCGGTGTCACCAAAAAATAAATTTGAAAGTCAAAAATGGTTATTCATCCCGTAAAGAAACTGTTTATCCTCTATTTCAAATAAGCTACTAACACACCTTAATATCCTGCCTCTTCATCTATTTTATGTGTAACATAGGCAATTACATCTCAACTTTGTAACGAATCTCATAATTGATGTTATGCGAAAATTATTAATTTTCAAGGAAATTTATGTAGAGGCTTTTAGAGACTGGACTTTTAAAATGCTCACCAAGTATTTTAAAGTATACTCGTGGTTTTGTTTTGCTTTATTGATGGTTGCTGTATATGCACTTATTTACAGGCTCTCTACGGGCTTTGTATTCGCTTAAACAAAACAGGTGTAAAATAGAAACGCCTGTCTTATAAAGACGGGCGTTTTCATTAAGTCGACAATTAAAAACTCGAAGCTATTTTGCTAAACTTTCTATTTTTAAGGTCTTTAATATGGCCTCTAATTCAAAAAGGTCATTTCTCTTTTGCGTAGCAGGAGCAAAGACAAAACCTTCAAGAACCAATTTTCTATTGTTTACCTTATCGTTTAGAATATAGGTCAAAAACGGCCCGGCCATTGGGTAATTTTTAATATCCCAAAGCCCTCTTACTTCAACCCCTTTTAAGCCAGCTATCTCTACAGGATATACGTAAGGAGCAAATGCTGGCTCCGTACGCATGTGGGTTATTTTACCGGTAACATCCGGTCCAGGAATATATTTAGCCCCAATAGAGTCCCGCATAGCCACTATATCCTTCACCAAGGTAGAATCACTATCAAAACTGTTAGCAGGCATCTCATATACAACAATATTAGCTGTGCCCTTTTGTATTTCACGGTCAATCCATACAAAATTGTCTTCTTGCTTACCTACTTTGTAGATTGAGGGTATTTTTAATTTGACACCAAACTTATCCTGTAACTCAGTTTCTTTGTTTAATGAACGATTAAAGCGCTTTTGGGCCGCTTCGATCTCCATATCTTTAAAAGCAGCAATAATTTCATCTGCTTCAGCGTCAATATTTTCAATGACCTCTGCTTTAGTTGTGCCTTTAATAACCCCAACACGTTGTGGAGAAGCATACATGTCACTTTTTATATGCGCCAGATTCAATGAATCTTCCACTACATAAAGAATAGAGCGCGTATTTCTAACGGAACCCGTAAAAAATTTAGGTGCTATTTGATCTATGGTAAACAGAGGCTCATCCATAGGCATACCAACTACAGGGGCTGCAAAATGACTTCTGATACTATCGCCCACGTTACCTTTCCATAATTCGTTATCAATCACAACAACCATAGAGTTTATGGCTCCAACTGAGGTAGGAAGGTAGTTTTGATTCTTGCCGTCTTTACAGGATAAAAGTGCTAAGGAAAAGAGTAAAAATAGTGTTCCAGCTTGTTTCATTTTGGTATAGGTTTACGATGAACATTCGCACAATTTCAATTTTGTGCCCGGTTTTAGATTCTTACCACTAATACCGTTCCATTGTCGTAAATTTTCAACAGAAATTCCTGGATATTTTTTTGAGATGGTCCAAAGTGAGTCTCCACTGCGCACTGTGTGGGTCTTTGTGCCTGGAGGAAAACTCTTTGAAGAAGTTGATGTTTTTGTTGAAACAACTGCTGCACTAGGCATTTTTCTTGGAAAAATTGTAAGTCGTTGCCCAATTCTAAGGTTATTACTGCGTAAGCCATTCCATTGTTTTAGCTGGCTTACACCAACTCCATAGCGTTCCGCTATTTTGCCCAGAAAATCTCCGCTACGAACTTTGTAACGAATACGGTTCTGTTCCGCCTCCTTTACCATTTGTGGCAGCGGGCTCTCTTCGCTATCCATTTCCTTTTTAATGTGGGCATAAATGGCATCTTCATTATGAACAAAGCTTCCCATAGCGTATTTAGGTAAACGTAACGCATGTGTTTTCCCTTCAACAAAAGGAATAACATCTAATTTATAAGAAGGGTTCAATACCTTTAATTCCTCCTTACTAACACCAGTTAACTCAGAAATTTGGTCAAACGTTATGATGCTTTTTATGTGTACTGTATCCGTTTCAAAATAAGCTCGTTCTATTTTTTTTCCTTTTATTCCATGCTCTTCAGCATATTCAAAAAGATACATGGTAGCCAAAAATGCAGGAACATACCCCGCAGTTTCTCTAGGCAAGTACCGGCGTAAGTTCCAATAATTTTTGTGCCCACCAGATCTCCTAATAGCCTTGTTTACATTGCCAGGACCAGAATTATAAGCCGCAAGGGCCAAATCCCAATCGCCATAAATGTCATAAAGTTTAGAAAGAAATTGGCAAGCTGCCGTGGTTGCTTTTATAGGATCACGACGATCATCTACATAACTAGACACGTCCAATTGATACTGCTTACCAGTGCCGTACATAAACTGCCATAGCCCGGTTGCTCCAACACGAGAACGGGCTCGTGGATTCAATGCAGATTCTACAATAGAAAGATATTTCATTTCTAATGGAATATTGTAATTATCTAATTCCTGCTCAAACAGCGGAAAATAGAATTGGCTCACGGTCAACATACGCTCCATCAAATCTCTTTTTCTAAAAAGAAATGATTTGATCACATTCTCTAAAGAGGGATTGTAAGCTATGTTAAACGGTGTTTTTTGGTTCAACCTTTCCAAACGTGCTTTAAGCGTGTCCGTTGGAAGAGAAGTAGGGTAGGTCTTATCGTAATCTAAATGCTCTACTTCACGAAACATTTCATCAGATAGCGATGCGTTTGCATAAAGTTCCTTCATCCAAAGGCTATCATATTTAGCGGCTTCAGGTAAATCCCGAAGCTTAAAAGACAAGTCTAAACTATCCTTTTTGAGGCCGATAGGACTATCGTTAATTTCAGTACTATCAAGAGCCATTTGCTCCATCTGCTCAATGCCGTTCAAATCCATTGCCAATGTATCTGCGACAATCTCATCTGTTGGATTTTGAGAACCCACAACAGAATCCCGTTCCTGCTCTTGGGCTACCAAAGGCATGGCCAAAACAAGACTTGAAAATATTATAAAAAAACGCTTTCTGTTTTTTACCATTGAAAGTGCATATATAGCGGTGCCAATTGCTTTGATTAGTATAGGGTTACAGCTAACTGTAACCCTTCTAAAATCGTACTTTTTTCTGAAAAAATAAAATTTTTATACAACTAAACGTGTGCCCGTTTACCGATAACGCCTTTGTTAGCCGATTATTGCAGCAATACCAGGCAGGGTTTTTCCCTCTAAGCTTTCTAACATAGCGCCACCTCCAGTAGAAACATAACTTACCTTATCATCAAAACCGAACTGCTTAACGGCAGCAACGGAATCACCACCTCCTACAAGTGAAAAAGCACCGCCTTGCGTAGCCTCATCAATATAATTACCTAAAGCGATAGTTCCTTTTGCGAAGCTCTCCATTTCAAAAACACCAATAGGACCGTTCCAAAGAATGGTTTTTGACTTTAAGATTACCTCTTTAAAGTTCTCCAAAGTTTTTGGACCTGCGTCCAAACCTTGCCATCCGTCAGGTATTTTGGTTACGTCTACAATTTGTGTGTTTGCATCGTTTGCAAAATCATCTGCGGCCAATACATCAACAGGAATATGAACTTCCACGTTCTTTTCTTTGGCTTGTTTTAGGATGTCCATTGCCAAGTCCATTTTATCATCCTCACAGATAGAATCGCCTACTTGACCGCCCTGTGCTTTTACAAAAGTATATGTCATACCACCGCCAACAATTAGGTGATCTACTTTATCCAGTATATTTTCGATAATAGTAATTTTGGAAGAAACTTTCGCTCCTCCTAAAATTGCTAAAACTGGCTTTTCACCCGTTTGCATTACCTTATCAATTGCTTCAATTTCTTTGGCTAACAAAAATCCGAAACATTTTTTATCAGTAAAAAACTTTGCCACAATAGTGGTTGAGGCATGAGCTCTGTGCGCAGTACCAAAGGCGTCATTAATATAAATATCACCTAATTTAGAAAGTTGTTCGGCAAAACCTTCATCCCCTTTTTCTTCTTCCGCGTGAAACCTTAAGTTTTCCAACAATAGTATTTCTCCTGGCTTAAGATCAGCTGCTGCTTTTTCGGCTACATCACCTACGCAATCAGCAACAAATTTTACGGTAACACCAATAACGTCTGAAACTTTGTTAGCAATATGCTGCAAAGATAGATCGGCATTTTTTTGTCCCTTTGGTCTTCCCAAATGGCTCATTAAAATGGCGCTACCACCATCTTCTAGCACTTTTATAATTGTTGGTTTTGCCGCTTCTATACGGGTAGCATCGGCAACATTGAAATCCTCATCCAAAGGAACGTTGAAATCAACGCGAATGAGGGCTTTCTTATTTTCAAAATTAAAGTCGTTTACAGTTTTCATGTTATGCGGTTTTAGAGAGCCGCAAATGTAATAAAAAGGATGGTAGACTGGTAACCGAAAACCAATAGACTCTATATATTAACCATATTTATGATGTTGACACCTTTGGATCGTATCTATTAAAAAAGTTATCTTTGAGCCATGCTGTTCAACGACATTTTAGGGCTATCACATATTAAGACTCATTTGGCAACTAGTGCCAACGCAGGTAGAATTCCGCACGCACAGTTATTTGTAGGACCAGAGGGCTCTGGAACCTTGCCTATGGCTATTGCTTATGCGCAATATGTTATTTGCGGCAACAGTGGGGGAGAGAACAACGGAGAAAACCAAAGTTGCAATCTTAAATTTGGTGCGCTTTCTCATCCGGATATGCATTTTGCTTTTCCCGTTTCCAACTCTGACAAGGTAAAAAGCCATGCGGTCAGTAATCACTATATGGAAGAATGGCGAAAATTTGTAAAAGAACAACCCTACGGAAATCTTTTTGACTGGTACCGTTTAATAGGTATTGAAAAAAAACAAGGTCAGATTGGTGTTGATGAAGCTCAGGATGTTGTTAAGAAACTAGTTTTAAAATCATACGAAGGGGGACATAAAGTAATGTTGATTTGGATGGCCGAAAAAATGAATACTGCGGCTGCCAACAAGCTTTTAAAACTAATTGAAGAGCCCCCTAATAAAACCGTCTTTATTCTCATTACCGAAGACGAGGAACAAATTATACAGACCATACGTTCTCGCTGCCAAGTTTTACATTTTCCCCCTCTTGCGGAAGAAGCTATGGCCAATGCCCTAATAGAAAAAGGAGCGCTAAGAGAGGAAGCCCTTCGTATAGCTCATGAAGCTAACGGAAATTTTAACAAGGCGCTAGATTTACTGAACGAAGATTCTGAAGACCTAATTTTTGAAAAATGGTTTGTACAATGGGTTCGTAGTGCTTTTAAGGCTAAAGGAAACAAAAGTGCTATCCAAGACCTTATTATGTGGAGTGAAGAAGTGGCTAAAACTGGTCGTGAGACTCAAAAGAAGTTTTTACACTACTGCATAACCGTAATGCGCCAAGCTATGCTCATTAATTTTAATGCGAAGGACCTTGCTTTTATGCGCATTCATACTGATGGTTTTAGCCTAGACAAATTTGCTCCTTTTATTCATGAAAACAACATTCTAACTATTGTAAAAGAACTTGAGGATGCTATTTACCATATTGAACGAAACGGAAATTCTAAAATTATACTTACAGACCTTTCCATAAAGCTAACGCGCTTGTTGCATAGAAAAGCAGCATAAGCTATGCTACACTATAGATTTTTTTTGCTAACTTAATTGCACCAACTGCAAAACCCAAAGTCTATGGACACATTTCTCCACTATGCTACCGAAATTTTAATCCTATTTTTTTTAATAATTGTTTTTGTTCAAAGTAGTATTGACAAAGTGTTTGACTGGAAAGGCAATCTTTCTTGGTTAAAAGAACACTTTGCCGGGACTCCATTAGAAAACTTAGTTCCGCTTCTATTGAGCACGTTAGTTCTAATAGAGATGGCATCCGGCATTTTATGTGCTGTAGGTCTATATCAAATATTAATACTAGGAGAAAGTAGCATTGCACTTTACGGCAGTATACTTTCCTGCATTTCTTTACTAATGCTAATGTTTGGCCAAAGAATGGCAAAAGATTATGAAGGTGCAAAAACCATTGCTGTCTATTTCATGCCCGCTATATTCCTAGTGTATATACTTCAAAAGTAAAAAAAGGGTCTGTTGATTAATCAACAGACCCTTTTTTAAATAACAAGAAGCTATGTTACTTCTTATACTTATCGTTCAGAAGCTTTACGATTTCTGAAGTTAAGTCATTGGCATCTGAGCCATAAAGAACACTACCGCCATCACCGCCACCAAGAATGTAACTGTAACC
This genomic interval from Zobellia roscoffensis contains the following:
- a CDS encoding OmpA family protein; translated protein: MKKLITAFIFLLSFACFAQDFENLDSEEIVTSTEPETETVNFTPVDSETFSITETFEEAADRYEIPHRTFSGLSGTENGYYIISGVFSKDKTLNKTLKKLRKKGFESAGYILNPENDLNYVYLAYYPFGLEAVDACASNLDGNYAKDKWILEIENSVAIGGDGVDFNDEAESIENGIVAMETITESSDFSELEKTNEIQKTEADVASIINSEDEILDPIDTDVTEVETPINTISETSNKTKLLQRADHYFDKMWYAEAADLYEQALEKGGKNRSKEVIQKTADAYYFNTNMEKAYEWYNVLYENYGKEMSSENIFKYAHSLKGTGKYARSKRLMRLYSKKMKDAPASELSNNLQANESTLDNILNSKKDFEIKNLAVNTEYSDFSPMFLDSNQVVFSSAKDSSFFSTRRYKWNDQPYLDLYVAKINEESNDLKDALKFSKKINTKYHEASVTFSPDNSTMYFTRNNYGKKLKRDNNGVNHLKIYKSTKIDTEWTEAEEVSFNSDNYSTGHPALSPDGKQLYFVSDMPGSLGKTDIFVVDILEDGSFSEARNLGPTINTEQREMFPFFNGTKLYFSSDGFTGLGGLDVYESAYDEEEGFAEVKNLGQPVNSNKDDFSYIVNEENQQGYFASNREGGKGDDDIYSFKRLILEEVPENNNAIAGFVTEMVTGDVMPQALVQLLDENGIKLKEMVTEDDGSFIFEDLNDSTQYTLKTVQPKFVDNERLVETTVNDTTKVDIAMKRLEEMIAVEDGIKKIKTEMIYFNFDKSQIRPDASKELDKLVSVMKEYPSMVIKIESHTDSRGSKVYNEYLSDKRAKSTRDYIISQGIDSNRIESATGYGENRLLNDCDGSSPCSEADHVLNRRSEFIILNM
- a CDS encoding DUF6747 family protein, with the protein product MRKLLIFKEIYVEAFRDWTFKMLTKYFKVYSWFCFALLMVAVYALIYRLSTGFVFA
- a CDS encoding DUF4837 family protein, with translation MKQAGTLFLLFSLALLSCKDGKNQNYLPTSVGAINSMVVVIDNELWKGNVGDSIRSHFAAPVVGMPMDEPLFTIDQIAPKFFTGSVRNTRSILYVVEDSLNLAHIKSDMYASPQRVGVIKGTTKAEVIENIDAEADEIIAAFKDMEIEAAQKRFNRSLNKETELQDKFGVKLKIPSIYKVGKQEDNFVWIDREIQKGTANIVVYEMPANSFDSDSTLVKDIVAMRDSIGAKYIPGPDVTGKITHMRTEPAFAPYVYPVEIAGLKGVEVRGLWDIKNYPMAGPFLTYILNDKVNNRKLVLEGFVFAPATQKRNDLFELEAILKTLKIESLAK
- a CDS encoding LysM peptidoglycan-binding domain-containing protein, whose amino-acid sequence is MVKNRKRFFIIFSSLVLAMPLVAQEQERDSVVGSQNPTDEIVADTLAMDLNGIEQMEQMALDSTEINDSPIGLKKDSLDLSFKLRDLPEAAKYDSLWMKELYANASLSDEMFREVEHLDYDKTYPTSLPTDTLKARLERLNQKTPFNIAYNPSLENVIKSFLFRKRDLMERMLTVSQFYFPLFEQELDNYNIPLEMKYLSIVESALNPRARSRVGATGLWQFMYGTGKQYQLDVSSYVDDRRDPIKATTAACQFLSKLYDIYGDWDLALAAYNSGPGNVNKAIRRSGGHKNYWNLRRYLPRETAGYVPAFLATMYLFEYAEEHGIKGKKIERAYFETDTVHIKSIITFDQISELTGVSKEELKVLNPSYKLDVIPFVEGKTHALRLPKYAMGSFVHNEDAIYAHIKKEMDSEESPLPQMVKEAEQNRIRYKVRSGDFLGKIAERYGVGVSQLKQWNGLRSNNLRIGQRLTIFPRKMPSAAVVSTKTSTSSKSFPPGTKTHTVRSGDSLWTISKKYPGISVENLRQWNGISGKNLKPGTKLKLCECSS
- a CDS encoding phosphoglycerate kinase; its protein translation is MKTVNDFNFENKKALIRVDFNVPLDEDFNVADATRIEAAKPTIIKVLEDGGSAILMSHLGRPKGQKNADLSLQHIANKVSDVIGVTVKFVADCVGDVAEKAAADLKPGEILLLENLRFHAEEEKGDEGFAEQLSKLGDIYINDAFGTAHRAHASTTIVAKFFTDKKCFGFLLAKEIEAIDKVMQTGEKPVLAILGGAKVSSKITIIENILDKVDHLIVGGGMTYTFVKAQGGQVGDSICEDDKMDLAMDILKQAKEKNVEVHIPVDVLAADDFANDANTQIVDVTKIPDGWQGLDAGPKTLENFKEVILKSKTILWNGPIGVFEMESFAKGTIALGNYIDEATQGGAFSLVGGGDSVAAVKQFGFDDKVSYVSTGGGAMLESLEGKTLPGIAAIIG
- a CDS encoding DNA polymerase III subunit, with translation MLFNDILGLSHIKTHLATSANAGRIPHAQLFVGPEGSGTLPMAIAYAQYVICGNSGGENNGENQSCNLKFGALSHPDMHFAFPVSNSDKVKSHAVSNHYMEEWRKFVKEQPYGNLFDWYRLIGIEKKQGQIGVDEAQDVVKKLVLKSYEGGHKVMLIWMAEKMNTAAANKLLKLIEEPPNKTVFILITEDEEQIIQTIRSRCQVLHFPPLAEEAMANALIEKGALREEALRIAHEANGNFNKALDLLNEDSEDLIFEKWFVQWVRSAFKAKGNKSAIQDLIMWSEEVAKTGRETQKKFLHYCITVMRQAMLINFNAKDLAFMRIHTDGFSLDKFAPFIHENNILTIVKELEDAIYHIERNGNSKIILTDLSIKLTRLLHRKAA
- a CDS encoding DoxX family protein, with the translated sequence MDTFLHYATEILILFFLIIVFVQSSIDKVFDWKGNLSWLKEHFAGTPLENLVPLLLSTLVLIEMASGILCAVGLYQILILGESSIALYGSILSCISLLMLMFGQRMAKDYEGAKTIAVYFMPAIFLVYILQK